A genomic segment from Bosea sp. OAE506 encodes:
- a CDS encoding alpha/beta hydrolase — MLIRTVLLLAVIAAAGLILWSESLGAQAARRYPPTGSFVSFDSGRLHYRERRPDGPSRGTVVLIHGASSSHADMLTTLGPELAHYRIVAFDRPGHGWSDRLDGDAMADPARQAAALMRGIDAIVPERFVLVAHSLGGAASTRIALERPDRLRGLVLLGAVTHPWPGGIAWYHHLTVWPVIGPLFTRLVGVPAASGLLEGGAQSVFAPRPVTPGYLEAAQITLLLRPATFRANSQDIAATLDFVTSQVPRYREMQVPVIAITGDSDAIVSPVIHSAAIARQVPQGRFVLLPGVGHMPHHAAPEIVAAAVDELSTSRSGLAALSTQGSVYD; from the coding sequence ATGCTGATCCGCACTGTTCTCCTTCTCGCCGTCATCGCCGCCGCCGGGCTGATCCTCTGGTCCGAATCGCTGGGCGCCCAGGCCGCCCGCCGCTACCCGCCGACGGGTAGCTTCGTCTCCTTCGATTCCGGCCGGCTGCATTATCGCGAGCGCCGGCCCGATGGCCCCTCCCGCGGCACCGTCGTGCTGATCCATGGCGCCTCCTCCAGCCATGCCGACATGCTGACGACGCTGGGGCCGGAACTGGCGCATTACCGCATCGTCGCCTTCGACCGGCCCGGCCATGGCTGGAGCGACCGGCTGGACGGCGATGCGATGGCCGATCCCGCCCGCCAGGCCGCCGCCCTGATGCGCGGCATCGATGCCATCGTGCCGGAGCGCTTCGTCCTCGTCGCGCACTCGCTCGGCGGGGCCGCCTCGACCCGCATCGCGCTCGAGCGGCCCGACCGGCTGCGCGGGCTGGTTCTGCTCGGCGCGGTGACGCATCCCTGGCCGGGCGGCATCGCCTGGTATCATCACCTCACGGTCTGGCCGGTCATCGGCCCGCTCTTCACCCGGCTCGTCGGCGTCCCTGCCGCGAGCGGGCTGCTGGAGGGCGGCGCACAGAGCGTGTTCGCGCCGCGGCCGGTGACGCCAGGCTATCTCGAGGCGGCACAGATCACCCTGCTGCTGCGCCCGGCGACCTTCCGCGCCAATTCGCAGGACATCGCCGCGACGCTCGATTTCGTCACCTCCCAGGTGCCGCGCTACCGCGAGATGCAGGTACCGGTCATCGCGATCACCGGCGACAGCGACGCCATCGTCTCGCCGGTGATCCATTCGGCCGCGATCGCACGCCAGGTGCCGCAGGGGCGCTTCGTGCTGCTTCCGGGCGTCGGCCACATGCCGCATCACGCTGCGCCCGAGATTGTCGCGGCGGCGGTGGACGAGCTCTCCACCAGCCGCTCCGGGCTCGCCGCCCTGTCGACGCAGGGAAGCGTCTACGACTAA
- a CDS encoding tetratricopeptide repeat protein, with product MMTARKLTAAALLAVLAAAPSIAAAQAPAPSDRAAPPQRPGAVAPSDKDDNPAASAAPSRGPAATLDRLFERLAAAPSAEEAKGIANLIQRRWARSGSSTADLLMTRAQTAMKEKRLELAIELLDRVISLEPDWAEAWNQRANALFLAGDPIRSIIDIGETLKREPRHYGAMLGLGTILRQQGDDKRAMVAYRRALEIYPQLEAVKNAVDSLKTEVDGRDA from the coding sequence ATGATGACCGCGCGCAAGCTCACGGCCGCCGCTCTTCTCGCTGTGCTGGCGGCCGCCCCCTCGATCGCCGCCGCCCAGGCACCCGCCCCTTCGGACCGCGCGGCGCCACCGCAACGGCCCGGCGCCGTCGCGCCATCCGACAAGGACGACAATCCCGCCGCCTCCGCCGCGCCCTCGCGCGGCCCTGCCGCGACGCTGGACCGGCTCTTCGAGCGGCTCGCGGCTGCCCCCTCCGCCGAGGAGGCCAAGGGCATCGCCAATCTGATCCAGCGCCGCTGGGCGCGTTCGGGCTCCTCGACGGCCGATCTGCTGATGACGCGGGCCCAGACCGCGATGAAGGAGAAGCGTCTGGAGCTGGCGATCGAACTGCTCGACCGCGTGATCAGCCTGGAGCCGGACTGGGCGGAAGCCTGGAACCAGCGGGCCAACGCCCTCTTCCTCGCCGGGGACCCGATCCGCTCGATCATCGATATCGGCGAGACGCTGAAGCGCGAGCCGCGCCATTACGGCGCCATGCTGGGCCTCGGCACGATCCTGCGCCAGCAGGGGGACGACAAGCGTGCCATGGTCGCCTATCGCCGCGCGCTGGAGATCTACCCGCAGCTCGAGGCGGTGAAGAACGCCGTCGATTCGCTGAAGACCGAGGTCGACGGTCGCGACGCCTGA
- the ykgO gene encoding type B 50S ribosomal protein L36, whose amino-acid sequence MKIRNSLKSLRARHRDNQLVRRKGRVYIINKVQKRFKARQG is encoded by the coding sequence ATGAAGATCCGCAATTCGCTGAAGTCGCTGCGCGCCCGTCACCGCGACAACCAGCTCGTGCGCCGCAAGGGCCGCGTCTACATCATCAACAAGGTCCAGAAGCGCTTCAAGGCGCGCCAGGGCTGA
- the obgE gene encoding GTPase ObgE has protein sequence MKFLDQAKIYVKAGDGGAGCVSFRREKFIEFGGPNGGDGGRGGDIVIECVQGLNTLIDFRFQQHFKAKIGGHGMGADRHGANGETKVLKVPPGTQVFDEDGETLIADLTEPGQRFVLCKGGNGGFGNAYFKTSTNQAPRHANPGLIGEERWVWLRLKLIADAGLIGLPNAGKSTFLATVTAAKPKIADYPFTTLHPGLGVVRVDGREMVLADIPGLIEGAHEGHGLGDRFLGHVERCRVLLHLVEGTSEHAGKAYKTVRNELSLYGEGLDEKPEIVALSKCDALSPELLKEQVARLKRAAKRMPIVLSSASGEGVEAALRALFVHVEEARRDEDAQNAPVEETGWRP, from the coding sequence ATGAAATTCCTCGACCAGGCCAAGATCTATGTGAAGGCGGGAGATGGCGGCGCCGGCTGCGTCTCCTTCCGTCGCGAAAAATTCATCGAGTTCGGCGGGCCCAACGGGGGTGACGGCGGGCGCGGCGGCGACATCGTGATCGAATGCGTGCAGGGCCTCAACACCCTGATCGACTTCCGCTTCCAGCAGCATTTCAAGGCGAAGATCGGCGGCCACGGCATGGGCGCCGACCGCCATGGCGCCAATGGCGAGACCAAGGTGCTCAAGGTGCCGCCGGGAACGCAGGTCTTCGACGAGGATGGCGAGACGCTGATCGCCGACCTGACCGAACCCGGCCAGCGCTTCGTCCTGTGCAAGGGCGGCAATGGCGGCTTCGGCAACGCCTATTTCAAGACCTCGACCAACCAGGCGCCGCGCCATGCCAATCCGGGCCTGATCGGCGAGGAGCGCTGGGTCTGGCTGCGGCTGAAGCTGATCGCCGATGCCGGGCTGATCGGCCTGCCCAATGCCGGCAAGTCGACCTTCCTGGCGACCGTGACCGCCGCCAAGCCCAAGATCGCCGACTATCCCTTCACCACCCTGCATCCGGGGCTGGGCGTGGTGCGGGTCGACGGGCGCGAGATGGTGCTGGCCGATATTCCCGGCCTGATCGAGGGCGCCCATGAGGGCCATGGCCTCGGCGACCGCTTCCTCGGCCATGTCGAGCGCTGCCGCGTGCTGCTGCACCTCGTCGAGGGCACCAGCGAGCACGCCGGCAAGGCCTACAAGACCGTGCGCAACGAACTCAGTCTCTATGGCGAAGGGCTGGACGAGAAGCCGGAGATCGTGGCGCTGTCGAAGTGCGACGCGCTCTCGCCCGAGCTTCTGAAGGAGCAGGTGGCGCGGCTGAAGCGGGCCGCCAAGCGCATGCCGATCGTGCTGTCATCCGCCTCGGGCGAGGGCGTTGAGGCGGCGCTGCGTGCGCTCTTCGTTCATGTCGAGGAGGCGCGTCGTGACGAGGACGCGCAGAACGCCCCCGTCGAGGAGACCGGCTGGCGACCCTGA
- a CDS encoding LysR family transcriptional regulator, which yields MSTHFDLAALDMLVAVVESGGFTAAGARLGRTQSAISVRIQDLENQLGHRLLERSRRGVVPTPAGERLLAHARRLLAIQREALDDLGGSSASGRLRIGIPDDYVDAFLRPLIARFAAEHPKVELELHCDLSKRIEPAVAAGEFDLAVVTQDPRRPVGEVIRREPVVWIAARGHRPELQEPLPLALFSEGCRVRPRLLAALAEAGTDHRLVFSCSHTSGMLSAVEAGFCVTAVTESAVPPTARRLGPAEGLPALFELSVGLIMGPQPGLAARRFADALREEMAAPRLAA from the coding sequence ATGTCCACGCATTTCGATCTGGCGGCGCTCGACATGCTGGTGGCGGTGGTCGAGAGCGGCGGCTTCACCGCGGCTGGCGCGCGGCTCGGGCGCACGCAATCGGCGATCTCGGTCCGCATCCAGGATCTCGAGAACCAGCTCGGCCACCGGCTGCTCGAACGCTCGCGCCGCGGCGTGGTCCCGACGCCGGCCGGCGAGCGGCTGCTCGCCCATGCGCGGCGGCTGCTGGCGATCCAGCGCGAGGCGCTCGATGATCTCGGCGGCTCCAGCGCCTCGGGGCGGCTGCGGATCGGCATTCCCGACGACTATGTCGACGCCTTTCTGCGCCCGCTGATCGCGCGCTTCGCCGCCGAGCATCCCAAGGTCGAGCTGGAACTCCATTGCGATCTCTCGAAGCGGATCGAGCCCGCCGTCGCGGCCGGCGAATTCGACCTCGCGGTGGTGACGCAGGACCCGAGACGCCCGGTCGGCGAGGTGATCAGGCGCGAGCCGGTCGTCTGGATCGCGGCCCGCGGACACCGGCCGGAATTGCAGGAGCCTCTGCCGCTGGCGCTGTTCTCGGAGGGCTGCCGGGTCAGGCCGCGCCTGCTGGCGGCGCTGGCGGAGGCCGGGACGGATCATCGCCTCGTCTTTTCCTGTTCCCACACCTCGGGCATGCTGTCGGCGGTCGAGGCGGGTTTCTGCGTCACCGCCGTCACCGAGAGCGCCGTGCCGCCGACGGCGCGGCGGCTCGGCCCGGCGGAGGGCCTTCCGGCGCTGTTCGAGCTCTCGGTCGGGCTGATCATGGGCCCTCAGCCGGGGCTGGCGGCGCGCCGTTTCGCCGATGCGCTGCGCGAAGAGATGGCAGCGCCACGGTTGGCCGCGTGA
- a CDS encoding DMT family transporter produces MSAPATVMRAPTAPALAMFLALLTGATCIGFSGVFVRFADVGPAAAGFWRMIFALPVLALWMGLERRRPGRPTTTSGVLLPIVVAGLAFGVDVVLYNAALGFTTIANASLLGNLSPVAVVLGGWLLFAERPSRRILGALALAIGGALMLILPKFTGGAAALSGGLFGDSLAIGAALSYAAYIMAVRRARDGAEAGRISLIASAICAVFCLVAALALGETILPSSLQGWLAVIALGLVSHALGQGLITLSLGQYGASAASLVMVWPALVSVLAAWAIFGEQPSPAQAFGGVAILAAVLMVRKG; encoded by the coding sequence ATGTCCGCCCCCGCGACCGTCATGCGAGCCCCGACCGCGCCTGCGCTCGCCATGTTTCTCGCGCTTCTCACGGGCGCGACCTGCATCGGCTTCTCGGGCGTGTTCGTGCGCTTTGCCGATGTCGGGCCGGCGGCGGCCGGGTTCTGGCGGATGATCTTCGCCCTGCCGGTGCTCGCCCTCTGGATGGGGCTGGAGCGTCGTCGCCCGGGACGCCCGACGACGACCAGTGGCGTGCTGCTGCCGATCGTGGTCGCCGGTCTCGCCTTCGGCGTCGATGTCGTCCTCTACAATGCCGCGCTCGGCTTCACGACGATCGCCAACGCCTCGCTGCTCGGCAATCTCTCGCCCGTCGCGGTGGTTCTGGGCGGCTGGCTGCTGTTCGCCGAGCGCCCGAGCCGGCGCATCCTCGGGGCATTGGCCCTGGCCATCGGCGGTGCGCTGATGCTGATCCTGCCCAAATTCACAGGCGGGGCAGCGGCCCTGTCCGGCGGCCTGTTCGGGGACAGCCTGGCCATTGGTGCCGCCCTGTCCTACGCCGCCTATATCATGGCCGTGCGCCGCGCCCGGGACGGGGCCGAGGCCGGTCGCATCAGCCTGATCGCGAGCGCGATCTGTGCTGTCTTCTGTCTCGTCGCCGCGCTGGCGCTGGGCGAGACGATCCTGCCGTCGAGCCTGCAGGGCTGGCTCGCGGTGATCGCGCTCGGCCTCGTCTCGCATGCGCTTGGCCAGGGCCTGATCACGCTCTCGCTCGGCCAGTACGGCGCCAGCGCCGCCTCGCTGGTCATGGTCTGGCCGGCGCTGGTGTCGGTGCTCGCCGCATGGGCGATTTTCGGCGAGCAGCCCTCGCCAGCCCAGGCCTTCGGCGGCGTCGCGATTCTCGCCGCCGTCCTGATGGTCCGCAAGGGCTGA
- a CDS encoding RidA family protein, translating into MSSSPAPALTPLLPAAIAPPFARYSHGVAVPAGHRLVACSGQLGMARDGSIPEDVRAQADLCFANIAAILAEAGMTLADIVRLNAYVTDRAHMKGYMESRDAHVGTPPPASTLMIVSGFTLPAFKVEIEVLAAAL; encoded by the coding sequence ATGTCGTCGTCTCCAGCCCCCGCCCTGACGCCGCTGCTCCCGGCGGCAATCGCGCCGCCTTTCGCCCGCTACAGCCATGGCGTCGCCGTGCCGGCCGGCCATCGGCTCGTCGCCTGCTCGGGCCAACTCGGGATGGCGCGCGACGGCTCGATCCCCGAGGATGTCCGGGCGCAGGCCGATCTCTGTTTCGCCAACATCGCCGCGATCCTGGCCGAGGCCGGCATGACTCTGGCCGACATCGTGCGCCTCAACGCCTATGTCACCGACCGCGCTCACATGAAGGGCTACATGGAATCGCGCGACGCCCATGTCGGCACGCCCCCGCCCGCCTCGACGCTGATGATCGTCTCGGGCTTCACCCTGCCGGCCTTCAAGGTCGAGATCGAGGTCCTCGCAGCCGCGCTCTAG
- a CDS encoding AprI/Inh family metalloprotease inhibitor — protein MTKKTATMAMTLKAAGLLPLLALTACAGSQRFVGGAPQSYGQPSLPPAPAISSAPVISEPLPPPGGYPVASAPPIGQPGALPPPQDPYYSPSPAAPGMPQPTPTSPAAPQPSEIQTIRGGGGQIATLGAGSNAARPAVTSRDGVIGNWTAREATGGSCRVQLSSAPALDLYRASAAGCSNRDLQKVTAWDYRDGEVYLYQQGGTVVARLRTSGGGAMDGAVTKSGAALSLSR, from the coding sequence ATGACCAAGAAGACAGCGACCATGGCCATGACCCTCAAGGCCGCCGGGCTGCTGCCGCTGCTGGCGCTGACCGCCTGCGCCGGCTCGCAGCGCTTCGTCGGCGGCGCGCCGCAATCCTACGGCCAGCCCAGCCTGCCGCCTGCGCCCGCGATCAGCTCGGCGCCCGTCATCTCCGAGCCGCTTCCGCCGCCGGGCGGTTATCCGGTCGCGTCGGCGCCGCCCATCGGCCAGCCCGGTGCGCTTCCGCCGCCGCAGGATCCCTATTACAGCCCGTCGCCCGCCGCGCCCGGCATGCCGCAGCCGACGCCGACGAGCCCCGCTGCGCCGCAGCCCTCCGAGATCCAGACGATCCGTGGCGGCGGCGGCCAGATCGCCACCCTCGGGGCCGGCAGCAATGCCGCCCGGCCCGCGGTGACCTCGCGCGACGGCGTGATCGGGAACTGGACCGCCCGCGAGGCGACCGGCGGGTCCTGTCGCGTGCAGCTTTCGAGCGCGCCGGCGCTCGACCTCTACCGCGCCAGCGCCGCGGGTTGCTCGAACCGCGATCTGCAGAAGGTCACGGCCTGGGATTACCGCGACGGCGAGGTTTATCTCTACCAGCAGGGCGGCACGGTGGTGGCGCGGCTGCGCACCAGCGGCGGCGGCGCGATGGACGGCGCCGTCACCAAGTCGGGCGCTGCGCTCTCGCTCAGCCGCTGA